A genomic segment from Salvia splendens isolate huo1 chromosome 13, SspV2, whole genome shotgun sequence encodes:
- the LOC121760970 gene encoding putative late blight resistance protein homolog R1A-10, with amino-acid sequence MKLEPLQTIVNSLEYTSPSRSRKKVNALDRRVKEAIWKFEDSLESLITQHIPETDIVSIDLQSLLNDANSLIQKLKVMEKEYSYEVDNMPQDGPISSIIGFHGTNSKMIGLSDQFKQLKRDLITAGSGSWIHFHALYGTAGVGKTALAMKIYEDPEIQSKYECRAWVTVGRVPPQPMTPISQGILAQLCGIDEEIGECLEERLHGKNCLIVLDDVWETRRWNLSEDILTNINTGGGGIQILLTSRHQKLMSGLRYKIDLSRGMSIKSWYEVRFLNEEESMELLCEKVFGDEGCPPQLHKLATKISKLCEGLPLLILNVAHILSESEHNRDPFYWNEVAEMKNSVFKDAYNEISKVLLPSYHYLPERLKMPFLFIGVFAQDYYTPISKITLMLKAEGLWDNWDCLRELAIDYSLVLCSMKSVNKNDTKKYIGEYKTCRLHSSWRHVCREEASKYKFYHVLNKLIDAKEESLKGQRGLCLENNILFSIREFCNSVRSNCAFSTRSLLFYGPYHQYPIPIDVSFMLLREIDALQLRFYTFPTEILSLVQLKYLALTCNGEVPATISKLFNLRALIIHPHLNIICCESPSYVPIQIWDMHELEHIEILGKSLGAPSHVAAYLKNLKTLVGVNASICTVLELSTRIPNIRKLGIQIELTPYDDHNNLLSCFDCISSLESLKTLKLSITNPVVNHGNVFLVTRESLKFPQGLKKLHMSGMGFSLGIYGCYWLFAILRVLKLRSYAFQGSHWEAQDGSFRSLQFLLIEESDLVQWETGIRKLL; translated from the exons ATG AAGTTGGAGCCACTGCAAACAATTGTGAATAGCTTGGAATACACTAGTCCAAGCAGGAGTCGGAAAAAGGTGAATGCTTTGGATAGGAGAGTTAAAGAGGCAATATGGAAATTTGAAGACTCTTTGGAATCCCTTATCACTCAACACATTCCTGAAACAGATATAGTCTCCATTGATCTGCAGAGTCTGCTAAATGATGCAAATTCCTTGATCCAGAAGCTCAAGGTTATGGAGAAGGAGTACAGTTATGAAGTAGATAATATGCCTCAAGACGGACCTATTTCCTCAATAATCGGTTTCCATGGAACCAACTCGAAGATGATTGGATTATCAGACCAATTCAAACAACTCAAAAGAGATCTTATAACTGCTGGATCTGGCAGCTGGATTCATTTCCATGCACTTTATGGCACGGCAGGCGTTGGGAAGACCGCTCTTGCTATGAAAATCTACGAAGATCCAGAAATTCAGAGCAAATATGAGTGTCGCGCGTGGGTCACCGTAGGCAGAGTACCTCCTCAACCGATGACTCCAATTTCACAAGGCATTCTTGCTCAGTTGTGTGGAATTGATGAAGAAATAGGTGAGTGCTTGGAAGAAAGATTGCATGGCAAGAATTGCCTCATCGTGTTGGACGACGTTTGGGAGACACGTAGATGGAATTTATCGGAAGATATATTAACAAACATCAACACTGGAGGAGGAGGTATTCAAATCTTGCTTACTAGTCGACATCAAAAATTGATGAGCGGTCTGAGATATAAGATAGATTTATCACGCGGGATGAGTATTAAATCTTGGTATGAGGTGCGGTTTTTGAACGAAGAAGAAAGTATGGAGCTACTGTGTGAGAAGGTGTTTGGTGATGAGGGTTGCCCTCCTCAACTCCACAAACTTGCCACCAAAATTTCCAAGCTTTGTGAAGGTCTCCCTCTCTTGATACTCAATGTTGCTCACATCCTATCGGAATCCGAGCACAATAGAGATCCAttctactggaatgaagtagcAGAAATGAAAAATTCAGTCTTCAAGGATGCATATAATGAAATATCAAAGGTACTTTTACCAAGTTACCACTACTTGCCTGAACGTCTTAAAATGCCTTTTCTGTTTATCGGTGTTTTCGCTCAAGATTATTACACCCCCATTTCCAAGATCACCCTTATGCTCAAAGCTGAGGGGTTGTGGGATAATTGGGATTGTTTGAGAGAGCTAGCTATCGATTATAGTCTTGTTTTATGTAGCATGAAGAGCGTgaataaaaatgatactaaGAAGTATATTGGTGAGTATAAAACTTGTCGGCTTCATTCTTCATGGCGGCACGTGTGTAGAGAAGAAGCTAGCAAGTACAAGTTTTATCATGTCTTAAATAAGTTGATCGATGCCAAAGAAGAAAGTCTAAAAGGTCAGCGTGGATTGTGTCTTGAAAATAACATTTTATTCAGTATCAGAGAGTTTTGCAACTCGGTGAGATCGAACTGCGCATTCTCTACCCGTTCTCTCCTTTTCTATGGTCCTTACCACCAATATCCAATTCCTATAGATGTCAGTTTCATGTTGCTAAGGGAAATAGATGCTCTTCAATTGCGTTTCTATACCTTCCCAACGGAAATTCTGTCACTAGTTCAACTAAAGTACCTTGCTCTAACTTGCAACGGAGAAGTACCTGCAACTATATCAAAACTTTTCAACCTCCGAGCCTTGATTATCCATCCTCATCTGAATATTATATGTTGTGAATCTCCATCATATGTACCAATACAAATATGGGATATGCATGAGTTAGAGCATATTGAGATATTGGGAAAGAGTCTTGGAGCTCCATCTCATGTTGCTGCTTATTTGAAAAATCTGAAAACACTTGTAGGTGTGAATGCTAGCATTTGTACTGTATTGGAGCTCTCCACAAGGATTCCCAACATAAGGAAATTAGGAATACAGATTGAGCTAACGCCTTATGACGACCATAACAACCTATTGAGCTGTTTTGATTGTATTTCATCACTTGAAAGTTTGAAGACACTCAAATTAAGTATCACAAATCCTGTAGTCAATCATGGTAATGTTTTCTTGGTGACTCGTGAGTCACTGAAGTTTCCACAAGGTTTGAAAAAGTTACATATGAGTGGCATGGGTTTTTCCCTGGGAATATATGGATGTTATTGGCTCTTTGCCATTCTTCGAGTGCTCAAATTGCGTTCCTACGCCTTTCAAGGGTCACACTGGGAAGCACAAGATGGAAGTTTTAGGAGTCTTCAGTTTCTTCTAATTGAAGAAAGTGACTTGGTGCAATGGGAAACCGGGATACGGAAGCTTCTCTAG
- the LOC121761646 gene encoding cysteine proteinase inhibitor 5-like, which produces MASSMTLTASFFGGAVATKQATVTTRRSSQLAVRASMDLEKAVAESSNTRRGLVLSGVGAAAASSVAKVALGISVGFSPVNPCTPEILEIVKFAVSEYNKKNKAALAVEYVISAEKATDTSPIAIDSFKLGIATKDTRTGTIGNYVAVVARVLLPPKTELVSFEPLRK; this is translated from the exons ATGGCATCATCCATGACCTTGACCGCATCCTTCTTTGGTGGCGCCGTCGCCACGAAGCAGGCCACGGTCACCACCCGTCGCAGCAGCCAGCTGGCGGTGAGGGCCTCGATGGACTTGGAGAAGGCGGTGGCGGAGAGCAGCAACACGAGACGGGGCCTCGTGTTGTCAGGGGTGGGCGCAGCAGCAGCCTCGTCCGTCGCAAAAGTCGCCCTAGG GATATCCGTCGGGTTTTCTCCGGTGAATCCATGCACACCGGAGATTTTAGAAATCGTGAAATTCGCGGTGTCGGAATACAACAAGAAGAATAAAGCGGCCTTGGCTGTGGAGTATGTGATAAGTGCTGAAAAAGCGACTGATACCTCGCCGATAGCTATTGACTCCTTCAAGCTCGGGATCGCAACCAAGGATACTCGCACCGGCACCATCGGCAACTACGTCGCCGTTGTTGCCAGAGTGTTGTTGCCTCCAAAAACGGAACTCGTTTCCTTCGAACCACTTCGTAAATAG